The genomic segment CGAGCCGGTGCAAGGCGAGGGTGGCTTCAACGTCGCGCCGAAAGAATTCATGACCCGCCTGCGCGCGCTGTGCGACGAGAACGGCATCCTCTTGATTGCCGACGAGGTGCAAACCGGTGCTGGCCGTACTGGCACCTTTTTCGCCATGGAGCAGATGGGCGTCGCGGCGGATCTCACGACTTTCGCCAAGTCCGTCGGTGGCGGTTTTCCGATTGCCGGAGTGTGCGGCAAAGCGGAAATCATGGACGCCATCGCGCCGGGTGGGCTTGGCGGTACTTATGCGGGTAACCCGCTTTCCTGCGCAGCTGCGCTGGCAGTCCTCGAGATATTCGAAGAAGAGAAACTGCTTGATCGCTGCAAGGCCGTAGCCGAAAAGCTCACTGCTGGCCTGGAGGCCATTCGGGCGAAACACAAGGAAGTTGGCGAAGTCCGCGGGCTTGGCGCAATGATCGCCATCGAGCTGTTCGAGAACGGCGACCATGCGCGACCAGCAGCAGCGCTCACCTCGCAGATCGTAGCCAAGGCGAGGGAGAAGGGTCTGATTCTTCTTTCCTGCGGCACCTACTACAACGTGCTGCGCGTGCTGGTGCCCTTGACGGTCGAGGACGAGGTGCTTGATCGCGGCTTGGCAATCATCGGCGAGTGCTTCGACGAGCTGACCTGATCCCGCCCGCGGCGCGTCGGCATCCACAACGGATGTCAGGCGCGCCGCCACCCCGGCCCTCGGGTACAATGCGCGGCATTCCGCCGTGCTACCCGAGGTCGTCATGCAGCCGTTCGCCATCGCCCCCTCCATCCTCTCCGCCAATTTCGCCCGCCTGGGTGAGGAAGTGGACAACGTGCTCGCCGCGGGCGCGGACATCGTTCACTTCGATGTGATGGACAACCATTACGTACCCAACCTCACGATTGGCCCGATGGTCTGCTCGGCGCTGCGCAAGCACGGCGTGACCGCGCCCATCGACGTGCACCTGATGGTCCGCCCGGTGGACCGCATGATCGGTGACTTTCTCGAGGCCGGAGCGAGCTACATCACCTTCCACCCCGAGGCTTCGGATCACATCGATCGATCGCTGCAGCTGATCAAGGATGGTGGCGCCAAAGCCGGTCTGGTGTTCAATCCGGCCACGCCGCTGGAGGTGCTCAAGTACGTGATGGACAAAGTCGATATGGTCCTGCTGATGAGCGTCAACCCAGGTTTCGGCGGGCAGAAGTTCATCCCCAACACGCTGGACAAGTTGCGCGAAGCACGTGCACTGATCGATGCCAGCGGCCGTGAGATTCGGCTGGAGATCGACGGCGGCGTCAATCCTAAAAATATCCGCGAGATCGCTGCAGCCGGTGCCGACACCTTCGTAGCAGGCTCGGCCATCTTCAACCAGCCTGACTACAAGGTAGTCATCGACCAGATGCGCGCCGAGCTGGCGATGGTCCGCTCATGACTCGCCTGGAACAGCTGTTCGACGGCAAACTACCGCGTTTGGCAATGTTCGATCTGGACGGCACCTTGATGGACTCGGTGCCGGACCTGGCCGCCGCGGTGGACAAGATGCTGATGCTGCTGGGTCGTCAGCCTGCCGGCGTGGCGCAGGTGCGCGACTGGGTCGGCAATGGCTCTCGGGTGCTGGTGCGCCGCGCCCTGGCCGGCCAGTTGCAACATGACGGCGTGGCCGACGAGCTAGCCGATGAAGCACTGGCGCTTTTCATGCAGGCCTATTCTGGCAACCACGAGCTGACAACCGT from the Stutzerimonas stutzeri genome contains:
- the rpe gene encoding ribulose-phosphate 3-epimerase → MQPFAIAPSILSANFARLGEEVDNVLAAGADIVHFDVMDNHYVPNLTIGPMVCSALRKHGVTAPIDVHLMVRPVDRMIGDFLEAGASYITFHPEASDHIDRSLQLIKDGGAKAGLVFNPATPLEVLKYVMDKVDMVLLMSVNPGFGGQKFIPNTLDKLREARALIDASGREIRLEIDGGVNPKNIREIAAAGADTFVAGSAIFNQPDYKVVIDQMRAELAMVRS
- the gabT gene encoding 4-aminobutyrate--2-oxoglutarate transaminase, encoding MSNTNESLMQRRVAAVPRGVGQIHPIFADHAKNSSVVDVEGREFIDFAGGIAVLNTGHLHPKIIKAVEQQLHKLTHTCFQVLAYEPYVELCEKINARVPGDFAKKTLLVTTGSEAVENAVKIARAATGRAGVIAFTGAYHGRTMMTLGLTGKVAPYSSGMGLMPGGIFRALYPCAIHGVSIDESLASIERIFKNDAEPRDIAAIIIEPVQGEGGFNVAPKEFMTRLRALCDENGILLIADEVQTGAGRTGTFFAMEQMGVAADLTTFAKSVGGGFPIAGVCGKAEIMDAIAPGGLGGTYAGNPLSCAAALAVLEIFEEEKLLDRCKAVAEKLTAGLEAIRAKHKEVGEVRGLGAMIAIELFENGDHARPAAALTSQIVAKAREKGLILLSCGTYYNVLRVLVPLTVEDEVLDRGLAIIGECFDELT